Proteins encoded together in one Capricornis sumatraensis isolate serow.1 chromosome 3, serow.2, whole genome shotgun sequence window:
- the NDUFS1 gene encoding NADH-ubiquinone oxidoreductase 75 kDa subunit, mitochondrial, with product MLRIPVRKALVGLSKSSKGCVRTTATAASNLIEVFVDGQSVMVEPGTTVLQACEKVGMQIPRFCYHERLSVAGNCRMCLVEIEKAPKVVAACAMPVMKGWNILTNSEKTKKAREGVMEFLLANHPLDCPICDQGGECDLQDQSMMFGSDRSRFLEGKRAVEDKNIGPLVKTIMTRCIQCTRCIRFASEIAGVDDLGTTGRGNDMQVGTYIEKMFMSELSGNIIDICPVGALTSKPYAFTARPWETRKTESIDVMDAVGSNIVVSTRTGEVMRILPRMHEDINEEWISDKTRFAYDGLKRQRLTEPMVRNEKGLLTHTTWEDALSRVAGMLQSCQGNDVAAVAGGLVDAEALIALKDLLNRVDSDTLCTEEVFPTAGAGTDLRSSYLLNTTIAGVEEADVVLLVGTNPRFEAPLFNARIRKSWLHNDLKVALIGSPVDLTYRYDHLGDSPRILQDIASGSHPFSQVLQEAKKPMVVLGSSALQRNDGAAILAAVSNIAQKIRTSSGVTGDWKVMNILHRIASQVAALDLGYKPGVEAIQKNPPKMLFLLGADGGCVTRQDLPKDCFIVYQGHHGDVGAPIADVILPGAAYTEKSATYVNTEGRAQQTKVAVTPPGLAREDWKIIRALSEIAGMTLPYDTLDQVRNRLEEVSPNLVRYDDVEGANYFQQASELSKLVNQQLLADPLVPPQLTIKDFYMTDSISRASQTMAKCIKAVTEGAHAVEEPSIC from the exons ATGTTAAGGATACCTGTAAGAAAGGCCTTAGTAGGCCTTTCCAAATCTTCTAAAGGATGTG TTCGAACAACTGCCACAGCAGCAAGCAACTTGATTGAAGTATTTGTTGATGGTCAGTCTGTCATGGTGGAACCAGGAACTACCGTCCTTCAA gCTTGTGAGAAGGTTGGCATGCAGATTCCTCGATTCTGTTATCACGAAAGGTTGTCTGTTGCTGGAAACTGCAGGATGTGCCTTGTTGAAATTGAGAAAGCTCCTAAG GTTGTAGCTGCTTGTGCCATGCCAGTAATGAAAGGTTGGAATATCCTGACAAACTCTGAGAAAACTAAGAAAGCCAG AGAAGGTGTGATGGAGTTCTTATTAGCAAATCACCCACTGGACTGTCCTATTTGTGACCAGGGAGGTGAATGTGATCTGCAG GACCAGTCCATGATGTTTGGAAGTGATAGGAGCCGGTTTTTAGAGGGGAAACGTGCTGTGGAGGACAAGAACATTGGGCCATTGGTAAAAACCATTATGACTAGATGTATACAGTGTACTCGCTGCATCAG GTTTGCAAGTGAGATTGCAGGAGTGGATGATTTGGGAACTACAGGCAGAGGAAACGATATGCAAGTTGGCACATACATTGAAAAGATGTTCATGTCTGAACTTTCTGGCAATATCATTGACATCTGCCCTGTAGGTGCCCTGACCTCTAAGCCCTATGCCTTTACCGCTCGGCCTTGGGAAACAAG aaAGACAGAATCCATTGATGTAATGGATGCAGTTGGAAGTAATATTGTGGTCAGCACAAGAACTGGAGAGGTAATGAGGATTTTGCCAAGGATGCATGAGGACATCAATGAAGAGTGGATCTCTGATAAAACCAG ATTTGCCTATGATGGGCTAAAACGTCAAAGACTTACCGAACCGATGGTCAGAAATGAAAAGGGACTTTTAACACATACCACCTGGGAGGATGCACTCTCTCGTGTAGCTGGAATG TTGCAGAGTTGTCAAGGCAACGATGTGGCAGCAGTTGCAGGTGGCTTGGTGGATGCTGAAGCCCTCATAGCTCTCAAGGATTTACTTAATAGAGTGGATTCTGACACCCTGTGCACTGAAGAGGTCTTCCCCACTGCAGGAGCTGG CACAGATCTACGTTCCAGTTATCTTCTTAATACTACAATCGCTGGTGTCGAGGAGGCAGATGTTGTCCTTCTGGTTGGTACAAATCCACGTTTTGAGGCACCACTATTTAATGCTAGAATTCGAAAGAG cTGGCTTCATAATGACTTAAAAGTGGCCCTAATAGGCAGCCCAGTGGATCTCACTTACAGATATGACCATCTGGGAGATTCTCCCAGAATTCTTCAAGACATTGCTTCGGGTAGCCATCCATTCAGCCAG gtccTACAGGAAGCTAAAAAACCAATGGTGGTTTTAGGCAGTTCTGCACTCCAGAGAAATGATGGTGCAGCAATTCTTGCAGCTGTTTCCAATATTGCTCAAAAGATTCGGACAAGTAGTGGTGTTACTGGTGATTGGAAAGTTATGAATATCCTTCATAG GATTGCAAGCCAAGTAGCTGCTTTGGATCTTGGCTATAAGCCTGGGGTGGAAGCAATTCAGAAGAATCCTCCTAAAATGCTGTTTCTCCTGGGAGCAGATGGAGGTTGTGTCACTCGACAGGATTTGCCAAAGGATTGTTTCATTGTTTATCAAG GACATCATGGCGACGTGGGAGCTCCTATAGCTGATGTTATTCTCCCTGGCGCTGCTTACACAGAGAAGTCTGCTACTTATGTCAATACCGAGGGCCGAGCTCAGCAGACAAAAGTAGCAGTGACGCCTCCCGGCTTGGCAAGAGAAGACTGGAAAATTATAAGAGCCCTTTCTGAG ATTGCAGGTATGACTCTTCCATATGATACTCTGGATCAAGTGAGAAACAGACTGGAAGAAGTCTCCCCTAATCTTGTTCGATATGATGATGTTGAAGGAGCTAATTATTTCCAGCAAGCAAGTGAGCTTTCCAAG CTAGTGAACCAGCAGCTTCTTGCTGATCCACTTGTTCCACCTCAGCTAACAATAAAAGACTTCTACATGACAG ATTCAATTAGCAGAGCCTCACAGACAATGGCTAAATGTATCAAAGCTGTTACAGAAGGTGCCCACGCAGTAGAGGAACCATCCATATGCTGA